In a genomic window of Helianthus annuus cultivar XRQ/B chromosome 10, HanXRQr2.0-SUNRISE, whole genome shotgun sequence:
- the LOC110885151 gene encoding protein PHLOEM PROTEIN 2-LIKE A10, protein MELLTKSFEFTPRKKKWLILLAICGFSTYGIYNLPSVSRKRKRLVKLFAGLIAIVDILSDSSEILVVVSRDLKEFLASDCNKIPNSLNQLSKIAVSDEFSKSLTGVFEAATLGVVQGCYEEQKGENSNASFKQRVIDRLMSESGTGFVSLVVGSIARNLVLGLGLDSIGSYESGLKLNLSTDLPELVDVLCTDKSKMMVGDLIKTVVSTAVAVYLDRPTSVNVYDGMFSRITDPNHQKHVKDIVVYVFKGAVETLVKTSHQVLTS, encoded by the coding sequence ATGGAACTGTTAACAAAAAGCTTTGAATTTACACCCCGAAAGAAGAAATGGTTGATTTTACTTGCTATTTGTGGTTTTTCTACATATGGGATTTATAACTTGCCCTCTGTTTcaagaaaaagaaagagattgGTTAAACTATTTGCAGGCCTAATTGCAATTGTGGATATATTATCTGATTCTTCAGAGATCCTGGTTGTGGTTTCTAGAGACTTGAAGGAGTTTCTAGCATCAGATTGCAACAAGATTCCCAATAGTCTTAACCAATTGTCGAAAATCGCGGTCTCAGACGAGTTTTCCAAGTCATTAACTGGTGTCTTTGAGGCTGCAACACTTGGAGTTGTTCAGGGTTGTTATGAGGAACAGAAAGGTGAGAATTCGAATGCGAGTTTTAAACAGCGTGTGATTGATAGACTGATGTCTGAATCTGGAACCGGATTCGTTTCTCTTGTTGTTGGCAGCATTGCTCGAAATCTAGTGTTGGGGTTGGGGCTTGACTCGATTGGAAGTTATGAGTCCGGTTTGAAGTTGAATTTGTCAACTGATTTGCCTGAGTTGGTTGATGTTTTATGTACAGATAAGTCGAAAATGATGGTGGGTGATTTGATTAAGACAGTTGTGAGCACCGCGGTTGCTGTGTATCTTGATAGACCGACAAGTGTGAATGTTTATGATGGAATGTTTTCTAGGATAACTGATcctaatcatcaaaaacatgttaAGGATATTGTGGTGTATGTTTTCAAAGGAGCTGTTGAAACTTTGGTCAAAACTTCTCATCAGGTTCTAACATCATGA